A region of Dioscorea cayenensis subsp. rotundata cultivar TDr96_F1 chromosome 5, TDr96_F1_v2_PseudoChromosome.rev07_lg8_w22 25.fasta, whole genome shotgun sequence DNA encodes the following proteins:
- the LOC120260690 gene encoding putative E3 ubiquitin-protein ligase LIN-2: MPTVTPAVILRRTSAFLEEVLSQPDLRRSALTASRLRLSSPNPTTLQALALLSQHLDSAAGPRHSASLRTAEKLLLTLPSKNPLSSTLLALVHAVRRRPREAGLALLDLFEIDPLPARYEIAAAVFEDLFIPHLLPAIQWFADQRSRLLGSQSPSDLDLKELEKRYESILDENTRAYAKYLKEVIELEDSGWEDLPAPLVVLKKVGSGDGVLEDDAEEGNDDGEDDERQRFDSTSGRCDPMWSEDNQLNEFLSRQSTRVETKNLKTSSANSRRTVPSLIGRQESTDNLNSCVKLISGFSSEFSSEDSNEYDSGKPEKKNMRISAFPSIEKQYQDLEQTSSETTCYQMFDSDSILPTGKSTPPKDFVCPITSNIFDDPVTLETGQTYERKAIQEWLERGNSTCPITRQNLQSNQLPKTNYVLRRLIASWREQNNAYSTPSRSEHPSPKEDASDASLLRNTASPTRVISQANIDGTTSDLRSLISSLCTSEVLAESEVAVLQIEQLWREAGPEPEVLPVLSKPAVVNGFVEILFNSPNNNVLRSTVFMLSELASRDQLVVQTLTRVDSDVDCMISLFKKGLMEAVVLIYLLSPTPESLIEMDMVDALMMVIKRREYETILMCLKPRTASLFILNQMLRVENQKDVSELVSALISERVVEGVVLSLEAELIDERLAAAEILLTCMKEDGSCRNIIADTAEFEPLLESFSTANDDQRFLIAHYLAELVKLSRRTFNEQLLHIIKDGGPYSTMHILLVHLQTALQDQSPIVASLLLQLDILVEPRKMSIYREEAVNAFISCLKSRDFPNVQLLAAETILALQGRFSPSGKSLARAYLLKRAGMNKSYRAIMRAEQMGHVLGNSDENLQEEKAADEWERRVAFALVSHEFGLLFEALAEGMKTKQPELFSACLVCATWLIHMLSLLPDMGIQGVARTSLLKSFVSILKSSRDVDDKALAMLALRSFMNDPDGLHDLTSYIKYILKALRELKKSSALAYEMLKLLSDGQETSADIWNHKELAQAFCSSNGEVLSIICIKNRIISGHSDGTMKVWNGAEGVLQLIQEAHEHSKAVTSLVVSGDKIYSGSMDKTMRVWSIRKGEIQCLEIHDVKDQVQSMVVSNTISCFIPQGAGVKVISLNGGSKVLNQNKQVKSLALVQGKLYCGCHDNTIQEIDLATGTTGTIQAGNRKLLGKSNPIYTMQIHDGLLYTTNSPLEGAAVKIWDTSNYNLIGSLPSTMEVRSMFISTEFIYLGCKMGIVEVWSREKLTKISTLQCGTNSKILCMAVDADGELLVVGTSDGRIQAWGLT; encoded by the exons ATGCCCACTGTGACTCCGGCGGTGATACTTCGCCGGACTTCGGCGTTCCTAGAAGAGGTACTCTCCCAGCCGGATCTCCGGCGGTCGGCCCTCACCGCATCCCGGCTCCGCCTCTCCTCGCCCAATCCCACCACTCTCCAGGCCCTCGCCCTTCTCTCCCAGCATCTAGACTCCGCCGCCGGCCCCCGGCACTCCGCCTCTCTCCGCACTGCTGAGAAGCTCCTCCTCACCCTACCCTCCAAGAACCCTCTCTCCTCCACCCTCCTCGCTCTCGTCCATGCCGTCCGTCGCCGCCCACGCGAAGCTGGGCTCGCCCTCCTTGATCTCTTCGAGATCGATCCCTTGCCAGCCCGATATGAGATTGCTGCGGCTGTGTTCGAAGACCTCTTCATCCCCCACCTCCTACCTGCCATCCAATGGTTCGCAGATCAGCGATCCCGCCTACTAGGGTCCCAATCTCCCTCTGATCTCGATTTGAAGGAGCTTGAGAAGAGGTACGAGAGCATCCTCGATGAGAACACGAGGGCCTATGCCAAGTATCTGAAGGAGGTTATCGAATTGGAGGATAGTGGGTGGGAAGATCTGCCAGCGCCGCTGGTAGTCTTGAAGAAGGTTGGCAGCGGTGATGGAGTCCTAGAAGATGATGCTGAGGAGGGGAATGACGATGGCGAAGATGATGAGAGGCAGAGGTTTGACTCAACAAGTGGGCGCTGTGAT CCAATGTGGTCTGAAGATAATCAATTGAATGAATTCCTTAGCAGACAAAGCACCAGAGTTGAAACCAAGAACTTAAAGACTTCATCAGCAAATTCTCGGAGAACCGTTCCTTCTTTGATTGGCAGACAGGAATCCACTGACAACCTAAATTCTTGTGTAAAGCTGATTTCTGGCTTCTCATCTGAATTCTCCTCTGAGGATTCCAATGAATATGATTCTGGAAAGCCG GAAAAGAAGAACATGAGAATTTCAGCATTTCCATCCATTGAAAAACAATACCAGGATTTAGAGCAAACATCTTCAGAGACTACATG TTATCAAATGTTTGATTCAGATAGCATCCTTCCAACTGGTAAGAGCACTCCTCCTAAAGACTTTGTCTGCCCCATAACTAGCAATATTTTCGATGATCCGGTAACCTTGGAGACTGGACAGACCTATGAGCGCAAAGCTATACAGGAATGGCTGGAGCGTGGCAACTCTACATGCCCAATCACACGCCAAAATCTTCAGAGTAATCAGCTACCAAAGACCAATTATGTGCTTAGGAGACTCATTGCTAGCTGGAGAGAACAGAACAATGCTTATTCAACGCCTAGCAGATCTGAGCATCCTTCTCCAAAGGAGGATGCTTCGGATGCCAGCCTTTTGAGGAACACTGCTTCACCAACTCGTGTCATTAGCCAAGCAAACATTGATGGCACCACTAGTGATCTGAGGAGCCTGATATCCAGTCTGTGCACATCTGAGGTTCTGGCTGAGTCTGAGGTGGCTGTTCTCCAAATTGAACAATTGTGGAGGGAAGCTGGTCCAGAGCCTGAGGTGCTGCCAGTTCTCTCGAAACCAGCAGTTGTAAATGGTTTTGTTGAGATTTTGTTCAATTCTCCGAATAATAATGTGCTACGGTCCACTGTATTCATGCTTTCAGAGCTAGCGTCAAGGGACCAGCTTGTTGTGCAGACGCTCACCAGGGTTGATTCAGATGtggattgcatgatttctctGTTCAAGAAGGGACTCATGGAGGCTGTGGTGTTGATTTATCTGTTGAGCCCTACGCCAGAGAGCCTTATTGAAATGGATATGGTTGATGCTCTAATGATGGTTATAAAGAGGAGAGAATATGAAACTATTTTAATGTGTCTAAAACCCAGGACTGCTTCCTTGTTTATCTTAAACCAAATGCTAAGAGTAGAAAACCAAAAGGATGTGTCTGAGCTCGTTAGTGCTTTAATTTCTGAAAGAGTAGTTGAGGGAGTGGTTCTGAGCTTGGAGGCTGAGCTGATTGATGAGAGATTAGCTGCTGCTGAGATCTTGCTAACATGTATGAAGGAGGATGGTAGTTGCAGGAACATTATTGCTGATACAGCTGAGTTTGAACCTCTTTTAGAGTCTTTCTCCACCGCAAATGATGACCAGCGCTTTCTTATTGCTCATTATCTTGCTGAATTAGTTAAGCTTAGCAG GAGAACGTTCAACGAGCAGCTTCTTCATATCATAAAGGATGGAGGTCCTTACAGCACAATGCATATTCTGCTTGTCCACTTACAAACAGCTCTCCAAGATCAATCCCCCATTGTTGCCAGTCTTCTCCTCCAGCTTGATATTTTG GTGGAGCCAAGAAAGATGAGCATTTATCGTGAAGAGGCTGTGAATGCTTTTATTTCATGTCTCAAAAGTAGAGACTTCCCCAATGTTCAGCTTTTAGCTGCTGAAACAATCTTGGCTCTCCAAGGGAGGTTTTCACCATCTGGTAAGTCCCTTGCTCGAGCTTATCTTCTGAAGCGGGCTGGAATGAATAAGAGCTACAGAGCTATAATGCGAGCAGAACAGATGGGTCACGTACTTGGAAATTCAGATGAAAACTTG CAAGAAGAGAAGGCAGCCGATGAATGGGAAAGAAGAGTTGCTTTTGCTCTAGTCAGCCATGAATTTGGTTTGCTTTTTGAAGCTTTGGCTGAAGGCATGAAGACTAAACAGCCAGAGTTATTCTCAGCATGTCTTGTGTGTGCAACATGGCTTATCCACATGCTCTCTCTTCTTCCTGATATGGGGATCCAAGGAGTAGCAAGGACCAGTTTGCTGAAAAGTTTTGTTTCAATTCTCAAATCTTCTAGAGATGTTGATGACAAGGCACTTGCCATGCTCGCCCTGCGAAGCTTCATGAATGATCCTG ATGGGCTGCACGACCTGACTTCCTATATTAAGTACATTTTGAAGGCTCTGAGAGAGCTCAAAAAGTCCTCTGCTTTGGCTTATGAAATGTTGAAACTTCTCTCAGATGGCCAAGAGACTAGTGCT GACATTTGGAATCACAAAGAGCTAGCTCAAGCATTCTGCAGCTCAAATGGAGAAGTGCTGTCCATAATCTGCATCAAAAATAGGATAATTTCTGGACATTCAGATGGAACTATGAAG GTATGGAATGGTGCCGAGGGTGTTCTCCAGCTGATCCAAGAAGCTCATGAGCATTCTAAAGCTGTCACCAGCTTAGTAGTATCTGGAGATAAAATATACAGTGGTTCTATGGACAAAACCATGAGG GTCTGGTCCATTAGAAAAGGAGAAATTCAATGTTTAGAAATTCATGATGTGAAAGATCAGGTTCAATCTATGGTTGTTTCTAATACCATTTCTTGCTTCATTCCACAGGGGGCTGGTGTCAAG GTGATTTCTTTGAACGGAGGCTCCAAGGTACTTAACCAGAACAAGCAGGTTAAAAGTTTGGCTCTAGTACAGGGAAAACTCTATTGTGGATGCCATGATAATACTATACAG GAGATTGATTTGGCTACTGGAACAACGGGTACAATTCAAGCAGGTAACAGAAAGTTACTGGGAAAGTCAAATCCAATCTATACAATGCAAATTCATGATGGTTTGCTTTATACAACCAACAGTCCTCTTGAAGGAGCAGCAGTGAAG ATATGGGACACTTCAAATTACAACTTAATTGGATCTCTGCCATCAACAATGGAAGTTCGATCGATGTTTATAAGCAcagaatttatatatttaggtTGTAAGATGGGAATTGTGGAAGTTTGGTCCAGAGAGAAACTTACTAAAATCTCAACACTTCAATGTGGAACAAATAGTAAAATCCTATGCATGGCTGTTGATGCTGATGGAGAGCTTTTGGTTGTTGGAACTTCAGATGGCAGGATTCAG GCTTGGGGATTGACTTGA